A genome region from Nicotiana tabacum cultivar K326 chromosome 13, ASM71507v2, whole genome shotgun sequence includes the following:
- the LOC142168111 gene encoding uncharacterized protein LOC142168111 yields MQLTPISTKGCLFTWCNKQQENSRVYSKIDWAFGNFSWTQIYGHLEVDFLDPGVSDHSPVVIQLWKRGATYPKPFKLYMVTMDHQDFSPLVNRVWKQQEKGDHMSLIWKKLKRIKDEAKGLNKSMAGYEQRLNQARHSLECVQVALVINPFDQMLIEQEKQNISELEKWSIIEERILRQKSRATWIDYGD; encoded by the coding sequence ATGCAACTGACACCAATTAGTACAAAGGGATGCCTTTTCACCTGGTGTAACAAGCAACAAGAAAATAGTAGAGTATACAGCAAAATTGATTGGGCATTTGGAAACTTCAGCTGGACTCAGATATATGGGCACTTAGAAGTAGATTTTTTAGACCCTGGAGTATCTGATCACTCTCCAGTTGTGATTCAATTATGGAAGAGGGGAGCTACTTATCCCAAGCCATTCAAGCTCTACATGGTGACAATGGACCACCAAGACTTCTCACCTTTGGTGAATAGAGTATGGAAACAGCAGGAAAAAGGGGATCATATGTCACTCATATGGAAGAAGCTCAAAAGAATAAAAGATGAAGCTAAGGGACTAAACAAATCCATGGCAGGCTATGAACAAAGGTTGAATCAAGCAAGGCACAGTTTAGAATGTGTACAAGTAGCACTTGTCATTAATCCCTTTGATCAAATGCTGATTGAGCAGGAGAAACAAAATATTAGTGAATTGGAAAAATGGAGCATAATAGAAGAAAGAATCTTGAGGCAGAAATCTAGAGCAACCTGGATTGATTATGGAGACTAA